One window of Uloborus diversus isolate 005 chromosome 3, Udiv.v.3.1, whole genome shotgun sequence genomic DNA carries:
- the LOC129218728 gene encoding uncharacterized protein LOC129218728, which produces MSKTNEDIQLKMSKASVENLLKKRAVMRAAVTRAVSKLKTELAKSEMDANILEELVEILTLKFDMLSSVDRQLKDNFEPDELEKEIEISEKYREKVTVWKFRATKRINEMRQNSLEMSRISENQNRSFETASNNTIRVKLQKLTIAKFYGDVSQWLIFWNSFESAIHKNELLNNVDKFNYLKA; this is translated from the coding sequence ATGTCTAAAACAAATGAagatattcaattaaaaatgtcaaaagcaagtgtagaaaatttactTAAGAAGCGTGCTGTTATGCGAGCTGCTGTTACGAGAGCAGTAAGTAAGCTAAAAACAGAACTGGCAAAGAGTGAGATGGATGCAAACATCTTGGAAGAACTTGtagaaatattaactttaaaatttgatatgCTAAGCTCTGTAGATAGAcaattaaaagataattttgaacCGGACGAactcgaaaaagaaattgaaatttcggAAAAATATCGCGAGAAAGTGACTGTTTGGAAATTTCGAGCTACTAAACGAATTAATGAAATGCGTCAGAATTCGTTGGAAATGAGTCGCATCAGCGAAAATCAAAATAGAAGCTTTGAAACAGCCAGCAACAATACTATACGCGTTAAACTGCAGAAATTGACTATCGCGAAGTTTTACGGAGATGTGAGCCAATGGTTAATATTCTGGAACAGTTTTGAATCTGCGATACATAAGAATGAACTTTTGAATAATGTTGACAAATTCAACTACCTAAAGGCGTAA